From a region of the bacterium genome:
- a CDS encoding DUF4338 domain-containing protein: protein MVCRSLLLLLEANGLIKLPARKFTPANPLAKRKKPSGVIVDKTPVHCSIGDLFPIKLEQVRRTGFEKMFNALLSEYHYLGYSQPVGEHLKYIAFSHDRPIACLAWESAPWYIGARDRFIGWSKKIRENNLHLIANNLRFLILPCVQVSCLASYLLALNRHRLSQDWQNLYHHPVYLLETFVDTERYLGTCYKADNWLCVGQTTGLGKLSKSRQPLLSKKAVYVYPLTKNFRRELCHDA from the coding sequence ATGGTCTGTCGAAGCCTGCTTCTTCTTTTGGAGGCTAATGGCCTTATTAAACTGCCTGCCCGAAAATTCACCCCTGCCAACCCTCTTGCAAAGCGAAAGAAACCATCCGGGGTAATAGTCGATAAAACTCCTGTTCATTGTTCTATCGGCGACCTGTTTCCTATCAAGCTTGAACAAGTTCGCAGAACTGGTTTTGAGAAGATGTTCAATGCTCTTTTAAGTGAGTACCATTATCTGGGTTATAGCCAACCAGTTGGAGAGCATCTTAAATATATTGCATTTTCCCATGATCGGCCTATTGCGTGTCTGGCATGGGAGTCAGCGCCATGGTATATTGGCGCACGAGATCGTTTCATTGGCTGGAGCAAAAAGATCAGAGAGAACAATCTTCATCTGATCGCCAATAACCTGCGTTTTTTGATCCTGCCATGTGTTCAAGTTTCCTGTTTAGCGTCATATCTATTGGCATTGAACCGTCATCGCTTGTCACAAGATTGGCAAAATCTATATCACCATCCGGTTTATCTGCTTGAAACTTTTGTTGACACAGAGCGATATCTTGGGACCTGTTACAAGGCGGACAATTGGCTCTGCGTTGGCCAGACAACGGGTCTGGGCAAGCTGAGCAAATCGCGCCAACCCCTACTTTCCAAAAAGGCTGTTTATGTCTATCCCTTGACTAAAAACTTTCGCCGGGAGTTATGTCATGACGCATGA